From a region of the Triticum aestivum cultivar Chinese Spring chromosome 7D, IWGSC CS RefSeq v2.1, whole genome shotgun sequence genome:
- the LOC123167180 gene encoding nicotianamine aminotransferase 1 — protein MEDGGRSTQWRFAAPNPTLAAAGERSIQKALLQVHACLDERGPRPVIPLSHGDPSSAPSFRTAPEAEEALVAAVRSGEYNGYPTPATGLPARRAVAEYLSRDLPYMISHDDIFLTCGGSQAIETVMSVFGQAGVNILLPMPGYPKHEAHAVFHRMEVRHYNLLPERGWEVDLEAVEALADGNTVAIVITNPNNPCGSVYTYEHLAKIADIASKLGILVIADEVYGHLVYGTTPFVPMGVFGETVPVITLGAISKRWAVPGWRLGWIATCDPKGILRKTKVVDSLRSFVSIISGPATFIQGAIPHIIKNTNDEFYNNIVKLLKETAEICYDAVNEIKCITCPHKPEGSFFMMVKLDVSQLPDICDDVDFCSKLAKEESVILLPGKSLGMGNWLRITFASEPPTLKQGLERVKSFCRRHQSQAN, from the exons ATGGAAGACGGCGGGAGGAGCACGCAGTGGCGCTTCGCGGCCCCGAACCCGACCTTGGCGGCCGCCGGCGAGAGGAGCATCCAGAAGGCCCTCCTCCAGGTGCACGCCTGCCTGGACGAGCGCGGCCCGCGGCCCGTGATCCCGCTGAGCCACGGCGACCCCTCCTCCGCACCCTCCTTCCGCACCGCGCCCGAGGCGGAGGAGGCCCTCGTCGCGGCCGTGCGCTCCGGCGAGTACAACGGGTACCCCACCCCCGCCACTGGCCTCCCCGCTCGCAG AGCTGTTGCCGAGTATCTATCCCGTGATCTTCCATACATGATTTCCCATGATGATATTTTCCTCACTTGTGGAGGTAGCCAAGCAATCGAGACTGTGATGTCTGTTTTTGGCCAAGCAGGCGTCAACATATTGCTGCCAATGCCTGGTTACCCAAAACACGAAGCACATGCAGTCTTTCATAGGATGGAAGTACGGCATTATAATCTTCTCCCGGAGAGAGGATGGGAGGTTGATTTGGAAGCTGTTGAAGCTCTCGCAGATGGGAATACTGTTGCAATTGTGATTACCAACCCCAACAACCCATGTGGTAGTGTGTATACCTACGAACATTTGGCCAAG ATTGCAGATATAGCAAGCAAGCTCGGTATTTTAGTCATTGCTGATGAAGTATATGGTCACCTTGTCTATGGTACCACACCTTTTGTGCCAATGGGTGTTTTTGGAGAGACTGTTCCGGTAATCACTTTGGGAGCTATATCGAAGAGATGGGCTGTACCTGGCTGGAGGCTTGGTTGGATAGCAACCTGTGACCCTAAAGGCATTCTGAGAAAAACTAAG GTTGTTGATTCACTCAGAAGCTTCGTAAGTATAATATCAGGTCCTGCAACATTTATTCAG GGAGCTATtcctcatattatcaagaacacaAATGATGAATTCTATAACAACATTGTGAAGCTGTTGAAGGAGACTGCAGAGATATGTTACGATGCAGTAAACGAAATCAAGTGTATTACCTGTCCCCACAAACCAGAGGGCTCATTTTTTATGATG GTAAAACTGGACGTGTCACAATTGCCGGACATTTGTGACGACGTAGACTTCTGCAGCAAGTTGGCGAAGGAGGAATCAGTTATACTGTTGCCTG GGAAATCCTTGGGCATGGGGAACTGGTTGCGCATCACCTTTGCTTCGGAGCCACCTACACTGAAGCAAGGGCTCGAAAGGGTGAAGTCTTTCTGCAGGAGGCATCAGTCACAGGCCAATTAG